GGAGAAATCAGGGGTCGGAGGAAGTAGAGACGAACAGAAAGAGCTGGAACTCTGCCTTTCTGCAGTTTCTATACACACGTTCGGGTCAGGAAGCTTAGTAAGcagttttatataattttttttatgtgccaAATGACCGTATTAAAGtgtctttctgtatttcaagggctgttttctctttctggccAGAGAGGAACGGGGAAAACGGTGCTGTGCCGCCGCCGGCATGGCAAACCCCGGCGGCTTTGCTGCCCTCTCTTGACCTGCTTCTGGTAAAGCTCAAACGAAAGCGCTGAACGAAGCTTTTCTTGCTTCATCTCAGCCGCGATGGGAGGGAATAGCAACGACTTTCCCTGCGTGCGTGCTGGAAAAACAGCAGGACTGGAAACCGGCTGAAAGGCAACGATGCTGGAAAGAAGGGACGACAGCCATTTTTGAAAgtaaaggcatttaaaaagctggaaaaggaaggaaaaagcatcaGTGCAGACCCTCAGCTCTGTCACCGTGGATCAGAGAAACCTGCTCGGACCTTGCAGGGTCTTGGAGGCACCGGCAGCCTCCAGGGACACGTGAGCATCCTTGATCCGTGGCGGTCTCTGCAGGGCGTTAGTCTGATGCCCCACCTTACCCCAAGGGCAAAGCTGATGTCCCAGGGACCAGGAGCAGCAGAAGTTTCTTCTGACAGCCAGGAGGGCCCTGCCATGCCGCGAATTGTACTTTTGAACCCTTAGGGTCACCCGGGAGAtgttagagcccacccagacgACCCTACAGAGGCTGTCCTGAAGGGTGCTGAGGTCCTtcccaagccctggccaggtCCTGTCACTCCTGATACCTCAAGCAGTATTTTCAACCCACGGTTGCCTCCCACCCCAGCTGCACCACAACCCCTCTGAGGGGCTACCAGGGCACGAAACTCCTGCTCTAGCTGCTGTTGAGTCACCAAACCCACTTGCCTCCACTGATTCGAAGTGGCTTTGGAGACTGAAAAATCCGGGTGCCTCCAGGATAGGGTACAAACGGGCTGGGCATCtccagttctcctcctcctcagctgtcaaaCTGCGGTTGCCCAGAGCCGTATAAATGAACGCATCACACAAAGCCCCGCTGGAAAGGGGCTGGATCTGTTTAACCAATGGCGTAGGATCAGGAAGAGAAATCATTCTCCTTCCCGTTCCTTCAAAAGTGAAAGGAACTCGGAGAGTGAGACTGCAAAGGTGGCTTGTCATGGCAGACCATGCAGAAAGGGTCAAGGCTGAAGCCTGCTGCTCCATCTGCCTGGAAATTTCCCAGGACCTCGTGTCCTTCTACTGCGGGCACAGCTTTTGCCAGGGGTGCATCCCTCGGAGCAGGGAAGGACTGAACCCCAACTTCTCCTGCCCCCAGTGTAGGGAGAAGATGTCCCAGAGGAGACTCTGCCCCAACAACAGGTTGGCCAACATCGCTGAAGCCAAGGACCTGAACCCGCAGCCGGTCAGAGaggtggaagggaaggggaacTTGTGCGAGAAACACCAGGAAGCCCTGAAGCTCTTCTGTGAAGAGGAGAAAACGCTCATCTGCCTGGTGTGCGACAGGTCCAAGGTGCACCGTAACCACTCCGTGGTTCCCATGGACGAGGCTGCCCGGGAGTACAAGGTGAGACGGGCACGTTGAGGCACAGAGGGCCAGAAGCTCCTGGTGTTGCTGCCTTTGATGGGTGTAGATACCTGTATAGCCTTTGGCCTGGGGGGTAAACCACCTGTGGCCTCACCCATCCTTATCTCATGATACCAACTACTGAGGTGGCATTACCTGCCCGGAGGAAGAGGTGGACGTAGGAGCACCACCGTGCTCTTGGGGATCAAGGCATCCTCTCCCCCAGGGTTCAACCACGAGCAGAGGCTTAGGCAAGGGTAAGAAACAGAGGCGTAGGATTTCTCACCACCACAGTCCCTCCGCAACCTTTTACCCTCACAATTTGCAATGTCAGGGCTTTCCTGGGCCTCAGGAGGGTTTGTTTATCCAGCAGCTGTAAACGGTTCTCTCCTCCGGGATGCAGGTCCCTTATCAAGGTCAGCTCTGCTGAagagctgtaggaaaaaaacaggaggaggtcctcagcctttctcctgccccacagctccctgaaatCTCCTTGACCTtggtcaaaaaagcaaaaaaaaaaaaaaaagccgggggggggaggtTAATAGCCTTGAAATGGTCATGAGTGTCACAAAACTTTGCTAGCGCTTACTTCAAGAGCAGTGGGGAGTTCCCCATTGTTTCTGCTGAGCACGCCAGACCACAATGCCGTCCAACAGgggacttctttctttcctctcagaAAGAAATTCAGAGCCAACTGTATCTTCTGAAATCAAAGCAAGAGCTGATTCAGTCTTCCGTGGAGAACAGGCTAGACAGAATGAAGGACTACACTGTAGGTGCCCATCTGTTTTCCTCGGCagaaggtgggggaagaaaggaggaacatctcctcttcctctcccccacgGGTGGGTGATGCTCAaggggcgcggggaggggagagTGGGTTTGTATCTTCCCCAAATGCCTCCTTTTGGTGGGTCCCACTAATGCATGGCCCACCGTTGACTCTTGATGCTCTTGTCctgctctctgctttcctttacCCGCTTCGGCTTGCCCTTGGCAGAAGGGGACGGAAGCTGCAAAGCAGGAGGTTGTGATGGAATATAAGAAGTTGCACGAGTTCTTGGAGAAGCAGGAGTCCTTTTTTGTGGCCCAGCTGGAGCAGGTGCACACAGAGATCATGAACGTGCATGAGGAAATCCTCAATAGGCTTTTGGAGAAGACGAGGAGCCTAGGCATGCTGATTGCGGAGATGGAGAGGATGTGCCAGCAGCCAGACTGTGAACTCCTGAAGGTGAGACCCCAGGCTTTCCAAACTTGCTGCGAAGGCCCGGCTTGAGCTTGGTCTCCAGCTCTTGGGTTTCCTACCCCAACACGCTAAAAGAGGGACTTCATTACAGTGGGGCCCCAGTACTCCAAGGGGAGGTAGTCCATGTCATtaagtctctttttctctctcatctaGGACATCAAAACCACCTTGAGCAGGTATGTGGTCCTTCTCCTATCAACATTTCACCACAGTAGGGCAGCTTTGTGGCAGGACACCAGGAGAAACCACGTAGGGAGAAGTTGGCTCTTCTGCAATGTAGCTTTTGGACTTGACCGAGGACACTGGGGTTTGGAAGGAggtctctccctctctctactTACCGATGCTCCACGAGCATCATCCTGGAACACGTTGTCAAGGTGCAGCAAGGGCTGGTGGCTCCCTGTGGAGCTGCACCCCACCGCACAGGGAACGGAGACATCACCAGCCGTAGCCCCATTCCACATACCCGAGCGAGGAGGAGAGCCAAGCAgggctgggaagagcagctgggGGAAGCCCAGAGCATCGGGGAGGTCCACGGGCAGGAGGCCGGGCTGGGGGCAAGTCAAGGCGGCAGCGCATGGGGTGGATCCACAGGGTCCGTGGCCATGCATGGATGCTCCTCCAAATCAGCTTGCAAAAGGGCTGGATGCTCcagggctgagcttaaatagagcCCCTGGACCATGGGTCCCAGGTGGGTCTGCTCAAGGCTGCTAAATCCCATTAGGACCCTGACACAACCACCTCGTCCTTTCACAGCTGAAGGAAATCAATGACCATCTGCACGGGGGACGTGTGACGGCGCTGTGCAACTTGCCGTCTAAGGCGTGCGAGATGGCCCAGACCCGTCATCTTCCCTCCACCAATTCTCCCCACCGCCTGCTGATAAAACACGGAGTAACGAACTCCAGCCGGGCGTAAATCCATCCCCTCTTGCCTCCCAGGTGCGAGAGCGAAACGTCCTCGCAGGAACTCGATGTTTCCCCCGAGCTGGAAGAGAAACCCAGTGATTTCACAGAGAAAACCGCGGCCATCAAGGAGGCTATGGAGAAATTTCAAGGTACCGTGGCGCAGGTCCAGAAAGGCAAACGCCATCGTGCTTCTTGGCGGGGAGGGATGGAGTGAAGCCACGCGAAAGAAACCCATCCTGGTTGTTGAATGgggggtattttattttttttttccaagatccaATAATGAGGTTGCCAACGAGCGTTAGTCTGATATTACCTGCCTGCTGCTGGTGTTGCCAGTTGCATGGAGTCCCACACGTTTCCCGTGAACTACGTGGAGACAGTTCCTTGCTGCTCTCCCGTGCTCCTCGTTGCTCCGATACCTCGttgtattaattttctttccccctctgcaCGTGGGGGAATTTCGTACGCGTCATCCTGTTTTTCTCCTCTACCTCCACGGGTTTCTCTGCATTCCCCCCAAGCTTGTTCCAGACTCTCTGGATTTTTGCAGAAATCCAGAATTAGACCCGTTGATCTTTCTGCCCCTCAcgttcttctctttctttctcctctagaCATACTGGATTTTGAACTTCCATTCCCAGGTAAGTGAACCGATGCGTGCCCAACCAAGCCATCatattaaaccaaaaaaatatggtaaaacaAGCTCTGCTGCCCCCAAAGATTAACCTAAActgctctgctgcctcctttcctccttctcccaccctggTCCCACCACCAGGCGATGCCTCGGGGGGTCTCAACTGGATCAGAGGGAcgggaagggagagaaggagcCTCGTGCCCCCCAAATCTGCTGCGATGAGCCTGACTCTCTCTCCACCTCCAGCACAGGTGACGTTGGACCCAAAGACGGCCAACGCCAGGCTTTACCTCCTGGAGGACTGCAGGGGCATGTGGTGGGGAAGCTGCAATCAGGACCTGCCCTCCAACCCGGAAAGGTTCAAAGTCGATCCCTGTGTGATGGGCTCGAGGGGCTTCAGGTCGGGCTGGCACCGCTGGGACGTGGAGATCTACGGCACAGGCATGTGGGCCGTCGGGGTGGCCAAGGAGTCGGTGCCAAGGGAGCGTTGGTTGCCCTTGGAGCCCAAAGCGGGGGTATGGGCTCTGTGTCATAACCAAGATGGGTACAAGGCTCTGACCTCTCCTGATGTCACCCCCTTGACTCCACGCGACGTCCTCCAGCGGATACGGATCTGCTTGGACTGTCAGGAAGGGAGGGTGATGTTTTTTGATGCCGTGAGCAAGGCACGgatctttgcttttctgcaggctTCTTTCAAAGGGGAGAAAGTCTACCCGTGGTttctggtgatggaggatgctcACCTCAAACTTCTTCCCTAaggcacagggggaaaaaaataccccaaagccATCAACTTGCCCTTGGGAAAGACACCAGGGGCTGAGTTCTGTCCCGGTTCCACCACACGGCCGTGAAAAGCTAACGGTGGTTGGGTTCCTTTCCTTTAGCGCAAAATGGGAGCATTTCCATGCCTTAGACTGTATTTTGATCTTTTCATCACCAAATGACTGTTACTGGCTGCCCGCAAACTTACACCGGTGGGGAGTTAAAAGGAAATGTGCAATTCTAAGTAATTCCTGTCCTgcgtgttttctttttctttgccttaagTTGCTTAAAATagccagaggaaggaaaaagtcaTCTTCGTTCCTCTCTAAAACCCACTGCACGGGGAGACCGCAAACCTGTGTTTTCTGCCCCGTCAAACACAGCAAGTCCATGGAAATAGAGGTGGTGACAAGTCAGCAGCAAGCCAGGAGTTGGAGCCATTTGCAGCTCGGTCCCATCCCGACTCCATGTgtaaaggggtggtggggggtgtgtgtgtcagaATTGGGAATAAACACATAGAAATGGCCCTTTTGGTGCTGGCTCAATGTGATCCCTGGCGCGCTGAGCTTTAGTCAAGCGAGGGATTGGACCTTTTCCTTGAGATTGTACAAGAGACAAAAGGGTTCAGATGAAGGTCCATCCAGTCCTTGTCTTATCCCTAAAAGCCTACGCCtaggaaagcaaataaaagcaggGCAAGGATGCCTCTGGGCCCCGGAGCTCTGTTTTCCAGCCTAAATGGGTAATTAAACGATTAAAAGGGGGTGATGAGAGGTTCTGCCCTCTCTCTAACCCCGTTGGGCAGTTGCGGCGATTTGATCCATCTCCTTTCCAGGCTGGATAATCCCAGTCtctccccatccatcctggccttCAGTTTGGCGGCCTGACCCTGTCTGCCTCATACTGGGAAGCCCCAAACTGGTCCCTGTACCCAGATATGGCCTCACATGCGCTGACGGAGGGGGGCAATCCCTCCCCTCTCCGCTCTTGCAAACGCAGCCCCACGTGGGGTTGATGTcccagaacggtttgggttggaagggaccttaaagaccatccagttccatgggcagggacaccttccactagaccaggctgctcaaagccccgtccaacctggcctagAAGACACAACGCTTCGGTGCACGGTCCCGCCGCTGGCTCATGGACAACTTGCCCCACCCCCGTCAAGACCCCAAAGTCCTCTTCCATGGCTGGTCCCGGTGCAGGAGGGTATCTCACCCCAAGTTCCATGAGATTTCTTCCCCAaccactcctccagcctgtcctggtccCGCTGAAGAGCcgccctgccctcctccagcctcctaTCTGCTAACTCACAGCTGGCTCCGAAAGCCAATGGAACCGAAAGCGGTGGGAGGCCGGCGGGAGGCGAGGAGGAACCACCGCGTGCTCCCGCCTCCTTCTCACTCTTCTCCGTTTGGTGGCGGGAGGGCCGGGAGTTGATTTCCCCCCGTCTGCAACCAGAAGGAGGAAGGTCCTCCTCTTCGTGCCTGCAAAGCAAAGCTCCTTTGATCCCATCCTGGAGGTGGGTTGGGAAGACCCATGGCGACGTGGAGCCCCACGGAAAGCTTGCAGAGCGAAACCTCCTGCTCCATCTGCCTGGGTTATTTCCAAGACCCCGTCTCCATCCACTGCGGCCACAACTTCTGCCGGGCGTGCATCACCcgctgctgggaagggctggaggcACATTTCTCCTGCCCCCAGTGCCGGCAAACGGCTTTGCAGAAGAGTCTCCGTCCCAGCAGAGAGCTGGCAAAAATTGCCGAAATCGCCAGGCAGCTCagcctgggaggaagaggaggaggaggaggaggaggggagaacgTGTGTAGGCAGCACCAGGAGGTTCTGAAGCTCTTCTGCAAGGAGGACCAGCAGCCCATCTGCGTGGTCTGCGACAGGTCCCAGGCTCACCGCTTCCACGCCGTGGTCCCCGTCGAAGAAGCTGCCCAGGAATACAAGGTAAAGCCCAGGGGTGCGCTCGTGCCCCACGGAAAATCCCTTTTCCAAGGCATTCAGCTGCATCCGCTCTCCGTGGGGCAGCTGCAAAACGGGGATTTTTTTGGGTGTCATTTGCCCGTGTGCTTCCTGTTGGCATTTTGTTGCACGgatggttggggttttggttttttttgggtttattttgcgATGATCCTATTGGGATTTTCCACCCTTCCCGCTTAAATTTATTCATCTTTGCCAACAGCCcgggagaaataaaaaaaaaaacaacaccttgtttgcctttttcctccttgaaCTCCGCCATTGGCTTGACcctactgaaaaactgaaaatgaaaagtatTCAAAACATGTACAAAACGCCCAAgaattcctctttcttttttttttccccgtcagTTACTAAGGGCAATTTCGCATATTCGTTCCCCTAGTCACTGTTTCTTTAGtttcaaatacagagaaataacGTTTTTTCCCTCCCcgctccatctcttcccctttctctgctccttttctgttttcccgCTCACCCAAACCTGTTCTCatcgtctttttttctttttttttttccccaccaaaaaaaaaaaaaaataaatcgagAACTGCAAACACAGCCCAAACACCGCGCCGCGCCGACGACGGGGGGAACCCCTCGCTGCAAGATGTCGATGCTGaagggttgggggggaaaaaaaaaaccaaaccccaaacaaacacttCTATAAAGGCCCAGTAAATAAATCCACTGAGGGCTGTTAAATACGGAGATATTGATCCCAAAGCCACCGATTTCTGGAGGCTGCGGGTGTTTTTGAGGGAAATCTCACTACGCGCTTATCTTCCCCTTGCATGCTTCCCTGGACGTGGGCTACTGATTattggtggtgttttggttttctgcagAATTTTTCCCCCCCGGCGCTTGGAGGTTTGTTGTTTCCTTTGCCCGGATCTTCGGAACAGCCATGGaccttgtcctcctcctcccccagctccgctccttgcggaGGAGCCAGGGTTTTGGCAAAGCCTCTCCCGTCTACGATGAATTGTAGtgggaaaagggattttttttctccgcTCCTCCGAGAacgtcttttcctttttcctcaggAAGAAATCCAGGCTCGCCTACAGGCTttgaaggaggagagagaaaaattcctGGAGAGCAGAAAAACGAGAGTAAGGAAGAGCTCGTACCTGGTAGGTGCCCcccagcaggagcctgggggAGGGTGGGTCTCTCCACCCAACCCCAGCGTCGCCGCTGCATTTTGAGGCCGGATCTTACATATTTGGTTGGTGGAGCGTTGCGCCATTCGCTCCCGGCCAAGCCGGTGTTTATCTGCCGGGGGCTTCGCATCAGCCGGAGCCTGCACCGGGGAGATAAAACTCCAGCTCCTCCGCGAGGGAGCAGACAGTCCCCAGCCTGGTCTAGAGAGACTGGAaggggggggggtttccccccTCTAAACTCTATAAATCTATAAACAGAGCCCAGTTGAGGTTGCACCTCTCGGTGTTGCTTCCTCCCGAATAGTCCTTGCTACCGCCCCCGCCCCCAGCCAGGCAGCTTGGAGTTAAATTCACCTTTTTATGGACTGAATATCACGGGGGACACGGTACCCCGAGGCCAACCCGGTGGCCTTGGAGGACTAATCTCTTTTTCTTGAGTGTGgtgagatattatttttttctgtagcccccccctccggcccccatTATGTCCTGCCCATCTCATGGAGCTTCACCCGAGGCTACTCCGATTCCTTCTGCAAAGGTCGTCGCGGCCCCACGGACTCCCTCAGCCCCAGAGAAGTGGCACTAATAGAAACTAGAATGATGTAAAAATAATCCACGAGGGAAGCTTTTGCCAGCGTTTCAGGTGCCGGAGGCGCAGAGACGGCTGCGGGATGCCTTCTGCTGCGCAGGGAGGTCTCCTGCCCCTCTTTCATTGCCGCCTTCTCCCATCCCGGCAGGAGAAAACCAAAGACGAAGGGAAGAAGATAGTGTGCGAATTCGAGGAACTGCATCGATTTTTGAAGGACCAAGAGCGCCTCCTCCTGACCCAGCTGGCAGACCTGGACAGGGCCATCACCAGGGTCCAGGAGGACGCAGTGGCAAAGGTCTCCGAGGAGATGTCCCACCTCGACACCCTGATCTGGGAGATGGAGGGGAAGTTCCAGCAGCCGGCCGGCCGGTTCCTGCAGGTGAGAGCCCGAAGCCTCAGGgctggtgggggaaggagggatggagcaaAGCCTGAGACCTGGGAACCCAAATTCAGCCCCACGGGAGCTCCCTGGTGTCTTCTAGCATTGCTGCAGGTGGGATCATCCCATGCGTAGGGTCCTCCCTTGCTACTGCAATTCCATAAAAATATGTAACGTgtcagaatcacggaatggtttgggttggaaggaccttaaagaccatccagttccccctgccatggccagggacacctcccaccagaccaatttgctccaagccccgtccaacctggccgaGAAGACCCAACACTTGTTGTTCCTCTTCCCCGActgtctctcttctcttttcccacctTTAGGACATCAGAAGACTCTTGAATAGGTAACGTGGCTCCGTCCGCCTTTCCCCACACTCTGATGCTTGGAGGGGTCTGGATGCCGCCCGGGTGAATCCTGAGGTGGGGGTTTCGGACCAGACGGACGCGGTCCATAGCTCAGCCTCCCACGAGGGTGCTcggtgttcaaaaaaaaaatgtctgttcaGCGACTGCCTGGGGGcaacaaactgcaaagaaaaagggcagggagaaagtgtgtgtgtgtggggggattTTATTTGCTCCTGGATAAGTATCCTCAGCCCATCCCACAGG
This genomic interval from Larus michahellis chromosome 29, bLarMic1.1, whole genome shotgun sequence contains the following:
- the LOC141735143 gene encoding E3 ubiquitin-protein ligase TRIM39-like isoform X1, whose product is MNASHKAPLERGWICLTNGVGSGREIILLPVPSKVKGTRRVRLQRWLVMADHAERVKAEACCSICLEISQDLVSFYCGHSFCQGCIPRSREGLNPNFSCPQCREKMSQRRLCPNNRLANIAEAKDLNPQPVREVEGKGNLCEKHQEALKLFCEEEKTLICLVCDRSKVHRNHSVVPMDEAAREYKKEIQSQLYLLKSKQELIQSSVENRLDRMKDYTKGTEAAKQEVVMEYKKLHEFLEKQESFFVAQLEQVHTEIMNVHEEILNRLLEKTRSLGMLIAEMERMCQQPDCELLKDIKTTLSRCESETSSQELDVSPELEEKPSDFTEKTAAIKEAMEKFQDILDFELPFPAQVTLDPKTANARLYLLEDCRGMWWGSCNQDLPSNPERFKVDPCVMGSRGFRSGWHRWDVEIYGTGMWAVGVAKESVPRERWLPLEPKAGVWALCHNQDGYKALTSPDVTPLTPRDVLQRIRICLDCQEGRVMFFDAVSKARIFAFLQASFKGEKVYPWFLVMEDAHLKLLP
- the LOC141735143 gene encoding zinc finger protein RFP-like isoform X2 is translated as MNASHKAPLERGWICLTNGVGSGREIILLPVPSKVKGTRRVRLQRWLVMADHAERVKAEACCSICLEISQDLVSFYCGHSFCQGCIPRSREGLNPNFSCPQCREKMSQRRLCPNNRLANIAEAKDLNPQPVREVEGKGNLCEKHQEALKLFCEEEKTLICLVCDRSKVHRNHSVVPMDEAAREYKKGTEAAKQEVVMEYKKLHEFLEKQESFFVAQLEQVHTEIMNVHEEILNRLLEKTRSLGMLIAEMERMCQQPDCELLKDIKTTLSRCESETSSQELDVSPELEEKPSDFTEKTAAIKEAMEKFQDILDFELPFPAQVTLDPKTANARLYLLEDCRGMWWGSCNQDLPSNPERFKVDPCVMGSRGFRSGWHRWDVEIYGTGMWAVGVAKESVPRERWLPLEPKAGVWALCHNQDGYKALTSPDVTPLTPRDVLQRIRICLDCQEGRVMFFDAVSKARIFAFLQASFKGEKVYPWFLVMEDAHLKLLP